The proteins below are encoded in one region of Belonocnema kinseyi isolate 2016_QV_RU_SX_M_011 chromosome 5, B_treatae_v1, whole genome shotgun sequence:
- the LOC117173344 gene encoding ets DNA-binding protein pokkuri isoform X1, producing the protein MKLLPTIQLPQLPPVSAAGGMAGMDSRLPPGISLPFSPTDLLWRYGPAMSFPTAHPPPSPLLDFKNHLPSSLAFQIAAPDPRCWARDDVATFLRWAEREFDLPIIDMDMFQMNGKALCLLTKSDLGERCPGAGDVIHNVLTMLTREYNQRCLPSSPVTPTRPSAYPLSPHSHPPTPTWVDNPYAANFASLMSANSVTLSPAPSVDSQAGSPGHNTESSNGGGTQLYKSDSDEDNHQGSSSPPATPTALTAQRLSEVCVKDQPSPTLPPQMMPLTPGGAFRPAAAAAAAAANAAREFFPNDSPEPNTNGRLLWDFLQQLLNDPSQRYTHYIAWKSRETGVFKIVDPPGLARLWGIQKNHLSMNYDKMSRALRYYYRVNILRKVQGERHCYQFLRNPTELKNIKNISLLRQQMRIKSEPEEEGLSGNGLEPEMDMPTDLSMSSMSQSSMSQSGEQQPLPLHDPPAKYRSHSHTHSHNHSHSHINSHAYNLVKTNQEPEDRK; encoded by the exons ATGAAATTGCTGCCGACGATTCAGTTGCCGCAGCTACCGCCGGTTTCGGCCGCGGGCGGAATGGCCGGCATGGATTCACGACTGCCTCCAGGAATTTCCCTGCCTTTCAGCCCAACGGACCTGCTTTGGCGATATGGACCCGCCATGAGCTTCCCGACAGCCCACCCACCGCCGAGTCCACTTCTCGACTTCAAGAATCACCTGCCCTCCAGTCTCG CTTTCCAAATTGCAGCTCCAGACCCACGATGCTGGGCGCGAGATGACGTGGCGACATTCCTGCGATGGGCCGAGCGAGAATTCGACCTGCCCATCATCGACATGGACATGTTCCAGATGAACGGTAAAGCGCTCTGTCTGCTGACGAAGTCGGATCTGGGCGAGCGGTGTCCGGGCGCCGGCGACGTCATCCACAACGTCCTGACGATGCTGACGCGCGAGTACAATCAGAGGTGTCTGCCGAGCAGTCCCGTGACACCGACGCGGCCCTCGGCCTACCCGCTGAGTCCGCACTCGCACCCGCCCACGCCCACCTGGGTGGACAATCCCTACGCGGCGAATTTCGCCTCGCTGATGTCCGCCAACTCTGTGACCCTCTCGCCCGCGCCCTCCGTCGACAGCCAGGCCGGCTCGCCCGGTCACAACACGGAGAGCAGCAACGGCGGCGGCACCCAGCTCTACAAGAGCGACTCGGACGAGGACAACCACCAGGGCAGCAGCAGTCCGCCCGCGACGCCCACCGCCCTCACGGCCCAGAGATTGAGCGAGGTTTGTGTCAAGGACCAGCCGAGTCCCACACTTCCACCTCAAATGATGCCACTGACCCCGGGCGGAGCATTCAGACCCGCGGCTGCCGCTGCTGCTGCTGCGGCCAATGCCGCCAGGGAATTTTTTCCCAATGACTCACCCGAGCCCAACACCA ATGGCAGACTTTTGTGGGACTTTTTACAACAATTATTAAACGACCCATCGCAGAGATACACACACTATATTGCGTGGAAGAGTCGGGAAACTGGTGTGTTCAAAATTGTGGACCCTCCCGGTCTTGCGAGGCTTTGgggaattcagaaaaatcactTGTCGATGAATTACGACAAGATGAGTCGAGCTCTCCGATATTATTATCGTGTCAATATACTCAGAAAAGTCCAGGGAGAACGACACTGCTACCa ATTCTTGCGCAATCCCACCGAACTGAAAAACATCAAGAACATCTCGCTGCTGCGCCAGCAGATGCGAATAAAGTCGGAGCCCGAGGAAGAGGGCCTCTCGGGAAACGGACTGGAGCCAGAAATGGACATGCCGACGGACCTCTCGATGTCGAGCATGAGCCAGAGTTCGATGAGCCAGTCGGGCGAGCAGCAGCCACTTCCACTCCACGACCCGCCCGCCAAATACAGGAGTCACAGTCACACTCATAGTCATAATCACAGTCACAGTCACATCAACAGTCACGCGTACAATCTCGTGAAAACGAATCAGGAGCCGGAAGACCGGAAGTGA
- the LOC117173344 gene encoding ets DNA-binding protein pokkuri isoform X2: protein MKLLPTIQLPQLPPVSAAGGMAGMDSRLPPGISLPFSPTDLLWRYGPAMSFPTAHPPPSPLLDFKNHLPSSLAPDPRCWARDDVATFLRWAEREFDLPIIDMDMFQMNGKALCLLTKSDLGERCPGAGDVIHNVLTMLTREYNQRCLPSSPVTPTRPSAYPLSPHSHPPTPTWVDNPYAANFASLMSANSVTLSPAPSVDSQAGSPGHNTESSNGGGTQLYKSDSDEDNHQGSSSPPATPTALTAQRLSEVCVKDQPSPTLPPQMMPLTPGGAFRPAAAAAAAAANAAREFFPNDSPEPNTNGRLLWDFLQQLLNDPSQRYTHYIAWKSRETGVFKIVDPPGLARLWGIQKNHLSMNYDKMSRALRYYYRVNILRKVQGERHCYQFLRNPTELKNIKNISLLRQQMRIKSEPEEEGLSGNGLEPEMDMPTDLSMSSMSQSSMSQSGEQQPLPLHDPPAKYRSHSHTHSHNHSHSHINSHAYNLVKTNQEPEDRK from the exons ATGAAATTGCTGCCGACGATTCAGTTGCCGCAGCTACCGCCGGTTTCGGCCGCGGGCGGAATGGCCGGCATGGATTCACGACTGCCTCCAGGAATTTCCCTGCCTTTCAGCCCAACGGACCTGCTTTGGCGATATGGACCCGCCATGAGCTTCCCGACAGCCCACCCACCGCCGAGTCCACTTCTCGACTTCAAGAATCACCTGCCCTCCAGTCTCG CTCCAGACCCACGATGCTGGGCGCGAGATGACGTGGCGACATTCCTGCGATGGGCCGAGCGAGAATTCGACCTGCCCATCATCGACATGGACATGTTCCAGATGAACGGTAAAGCGCTCTGTCTGCTGACGAAGTCGGATCTGGGCGAGCGGTGTCCGGGCGCCGGCGACGTCATCCACAACGTCCTGACGATGCTGACGCGCGAGTACAATCAGAGGTGTCTGCCGAGCAGTCCCGTGACACCGACGCGGCCCTCGGCCTACCCGCTGAGTCCGCACTCGCACCCGCCCACGCCCACCTGGGTGGACAATCCCTACGCGGCGAATTTCGCCTCGCTGATGTCCGCCAACTCTGTGACCCTCTCGCCCGCGCCCTCCGTCGACAGCCAGGCCGGCTCGCCCGGTCACAACACGGAGAGCAGCAACGGCGGCGGCACCCAGCTCTACAAGAGCGACTCGGACGAGGACAACCACCAGGGCAGCAGCAGTCCGCCCGCGACGCCCACCGCCCTCACGGCCCAGAGATTGAGCGAGGTTTGTGTCAAGGACCAGCCGAGTCCCACACTTCCACCTCAAATGATGCCACTGACCCCGGGCGGAGCATTCAGACCCGCGGCTGCCGCTGCTGCTGCTGCGGCCAATGCCGCCAGGGAATTTTTTCCCAATGACTCACCCGAGCCCAACACCA ATGGCAGACTTTTGTGGGACTTTTTACAACAATTATTAAACGACCCATCGCAGAGATACACACACTATATTGCGTGGAAGAGTCGGGAAACTGGTGTGTTCAAAATTGTGGACCCTCCCGGTCTTGCGAGGCTTTGgggaattcagaaaaatcactTGTCGATGAATTACGACAAGATGAGTCGAGCTCTCCGATATTATTATCGTGTCAATATACTCAGAAAAGTCCAGGGAGAACGACACTGCTACCa ATTCTTGCGCAATCCCACCGAACTGAAAAACATCAAGAACATCTCGCTGCTGCGCCAGCAGATGCGAATAAAGTCGGAGCCCGAGGAAGAGGGCCTCTCGGGAAACGGACTGGAGCCAGAAATGGACATGCCGACGGACCTCTCGATGTCGAGCATGAGCCAGAGTTCGATGAGCCAGTCGGGCGAGCAGCAGCCACTTCCACTCCACGACCCGCCCGCCAAATACAGGAGTCACAGTCACACTCATAGTCATAATCACAGTCACAGTCACATCAACAGTCACGCGTACAATCTCGTGAAAACGAATCAGGAGCCGGAAGACCGGAAGTGA